Proteins encoded together in one Neobacillus sp. FSL H8-0543 window:
- a CDS encoding sensor histidine kinase — translation MSEKLVAYIFIIIAVPIAGEMKFYPIDGDLRVSLGTPIFFFILLWLRKINPIISGLLAGTAVVLFRIFLSEIQADSIELSDALSLHFPVFFYYLVYSLLFYFCKIKSLYESPFYIGLLGVVIEVIASMAEISVRSISSHTAITFSTFMIIGGIAIFRSFFVLGFFNILILREAKLAEEQQRRMNEEILLLISNLYVESIQLKKSAKNAEELTSACYKLYRDLKGSSSNQQAESALRIAGEMHEIKKDSQRIYAGLSKLMAQDNLNDFMDIGEITATIISANKYYGEMLGKKINYQVQISEEQPHYHTFILFSLINNLVSNAVEAIIDHGEINLTVNRSNDMVIIKVSDNGSGISARNKPFIFEPGFTTKFDNTGIASNGIGLSHIKNVIEENGGIITLLDDPANTKRTTFEIQLPVRGLTQEG, via the coding sequence ATGAGTGAAAAACTAGTAGCCTATATATTTATTATTATTGCTGTTCCGATTGCAGGAGAGATGAAGTTCTATCCAATTGATGGAGACCTTCGGGTTAGTCTAGGAACTCCTATTTTCTTCTTTATATTATTATGGTTACGAAAAATAAATCCAATTATTTCAGGGTTATTAGCCGGAACTGCAGTCGTTTTATTCAGGATATTCTTATCGGAAATTCAAGCTGATTCCATTGAGCTATCAGATGCCCTTTCATTACATTTTCCTGTTTTCTTCTATTATTTGGTCTACTCGTTACTTTTTTATTTTTGCAAAATCAAGTCACTTTATGAAAGTCCCTTCTACATTGGTCTGCTTGGGGTAGTTATAGAAGTAATCGCTAGTATGGCGGAAATTTCTGTCCGTAGCATCTCATCTCACACGGCGATCACCTTTTCAACTTTTATGATTATTGGCGGGATTGCCATTTTTCGTAGCTTCTTCGTCCTCGGGTTTTTTAATATCTTAATTTTGAGAGAAGCAAAGCTTGCAGAAGAACAGCAGCGGAGGATGAATGAAGAGATTCTATTATTAATCTCTAACTTATATGTAGAATCGATTCAACTGAAAAAATCCGCGAAGAATGCAGAGGAATTAACTAGTGCCTGTTACAAACTATACCGTGACTTAAAAGGGTCAAGTAGTAATCAACAAGCAGAAAGTGCCTTGAGAATTGCCGGCGAAATGCATGAAATCAAAAAGGACAGTCAAAGAATTTATGCTGGTTTATCAAAACTAATGGCACAAGATAATTTAAATGATTTTATGGATATTGGAGAAATTACCGCGACTATCATTAGTGCAAATAAGTACTATGGGGAAATGCTTGGAAAGAAAATTAATTACCAAGTGCAAATTTCTGAAGAACAGCCGCATTATCACACCTTTATTCTGTTTTCACTAATTAATAATCTTGTTTCTAATGCAGTTGAAGCCATTATTGACCATGGGGAGATTAATCTTACGGTTAACCGATCAAATGACATGGTAATTATAAAGGTGAGTGATAACGGTTCGGGCATATCCGCAAGAAATAAGCCCTTTATATTTGAGCCAGGTTTCACGACGAAATTTGACAATACAGGAATTGCCTCCAACGGTATTGGGTTATCACATATCAAAAACGTCATTGAAGAGAATGGAGGAATAATTACTCTGCTAGATGATCCTGCAAATACAAAGAGAACTACCTTTGAAATTCAACTGCCGGTAAGAGGCTTAACTCAGGAAGGATGA
- a CDS encoding anaerobic C4-dicarboxylate transporter yields the protein MFWIQFLIVLACIFIGARLGGVGLGVMGGVGLAILVFVFGLQPTSAPIDVMLMILAVITAAGALQASGGMEYLVHLAEKALRKNPTYITYIAPIVTYVFTFCAGTGHVAYSVLPVIAEVSRESGIRPERPMSIAVIASQQAITASPISAATVALLALLTDFDVTLLDILMISIPSTFIACMIAAFVSSKMGKELNADPEYLKRLEEGLAPIRKDKKEYKANRGSKLSVMLFLLAAVLVVVLGSFEKLRPSWIIDGVETRMSMPISIEIVMLTIAALIIIFCKPKVEDIVSGSVFKAGAAAVVAIFGIAWMGDTFFQGNMELVSGSISDLVTAAPWLFAIALFGLSILLYSQAATIRTLMPLGIALGINPALLIAMFPAVNGYFFIPNYPTVVAAINFDRTGTTRIGKYILNHSFMVPGLIATIGAVGIGILLSTILL from the coding sequence ATGTTTTGGATTCAATTTTTAATCGTACTGGCATGTATTTTTATTGGAGCACGGTTAGGCGGAGTTGGCCTTGGAGTAATGGGTGGTGTGGGATTAGCTATTCTGGTATTCGTTTTCGGACTACAGCCTACATCAGCGCCAATTGATGTCATGCTAATGATTTTAGCGGTTATCACCGCTGCAGGAGCCTTGCAGGCCTCTGGCGGGATGGAATATCTTGTCCATCTAGCAGAAAAGGCATTACGAAAAAACCCAACGTATATCACCTACATTGCACCAATTGTAACGTATGTATTTACATTTTGTGCAGGAACTGGCCATGTGGCTTATTCCGTATTACCAGTTATTGCTGAAGTATCCCGTGAATCAGGAATTAGACCTGAACGACCAATGTCAATTGCAGTAATTGCTTCACAACAGGCAATCACAGCAAGTCCAATCTCAGCAGCTACTGTAGCTTTACTTGCTTTGTTAACAGATTTTGACGTTACTTTACTAGATATTCTGATGATTAGTATTCCTTCTACCTTTATCGCTTGTATGATCGCAGCTTTTGTATCAAGCAAAATGGGTAAAGAGTTAAATGCTGACCCAGAATACCTTAAACGCTTGGAGGAAGGACTTGCACCAATTAGAAAGGATAAGAAAGAATACAAGGCCAATAGAGGCTCAAAGCTTTCTGTTATGCTTTTCCTTCTTGCAGCAGTGCTCGTTGTTGTACTTGGATCATTTGAAAAATTACGTCCAAGCTGGATAATCGATGGCGTGGAAACAAGGATGTCAATGCCAATTTCAATTGAGATTGTCATGCTTACAATTGCAGCGTTAATTATCATCTTCTGTAAACCAAAGGTTGAAGATATTGTTTCCGGCAGTGTATTTAAAGCAGGTGCGGCAGCAGTAGTCGCCATCTTCGGGATTGCCTGGATGGGAGATACTTTCTTCCAAGGAAACATGGAGTTAGTTTCCGGATCCATTTCAGACCTAGTTACTGCAGCACCTTGGCTATTCGCGATTGCCTTATTCGGACTTTCCATCCTGCTTTATAGCCAGGCAGCAACAATTAGAACACTAATGCCATTAGGAATAGCATTAGGAATCAATCCGGCGTTACTCATTGCTATGTTCCCAGCTGTAAATGGTTATTTCTTTATTCCAAACTATCCAACAGTGGTTGCAGCCATTAACTTTGACCGTACTGGTACGACAAGAATTGGTAAATATATTCTAAACCACAGTTTCATGGTGCCTGGTTTAATTGCAACAATCGGAGCAGTTGGGATTGGTATATTACTAAGCACAATTCTACTATAA
- a CDS encoding response regulator: MKFFIVDDSAAIRVMLSNIIEEEGLGTVVGEAEDGSEVYADILAELNIDILLIDLLMPNRDGIETVREVAPSFDGKIIMISQVESKDMIGEAYSLGIEHYITKPINRLEVTNILKKVSEHLLLENSLSDIQKSLSFLTDHSPKHETNRVKGNTQNPIIQAGKKILMELGIIGDSGNKDLLDILAILSYLEKKGIRETPSLKELYEKSIEKRLGHSASPLEVRKEIKASEQRIRRAIHQALEHIASLGLTDYTNPKFENYSSSFFDYSQIRMKMLELEGKIPDSTSHTRINIKKFIQALYMEAKRLIG; this comes from the coding sequence ATGAAGTTTTTTATTGTTGATGACTCCGCTGCAATCAGGGTGATGCTTTCTAATATCATTGAGGAAGAAGGACTTGGGACAGTCGTTGGGGAAGCAGAAGACGGATCAGAAGTCTATGCCGATATTCTTGCTGAGCTGAATATCGATATTTTGCTCATAGATTTGCTCATGCCAAATCGCGATGGAATTGAAACAGTTAGGGAAGTTGCACCTTCCTTTGATGGAAAAATCATTATGATTTCTCAAGTCGAATCGAAGGACATGATAGGAGAAGCATATTCACTAGGTATCGAACATTATATCACTAAGCCGATAAATCGCCTTGAGGTGACAAATATATTAAAGAAGGTTTCCGAACATCTGCTGCTGGAGAACTCGCTATCTGACATTCAAAAGTCGTTAAGCTTTTTAACGGACCATTCACCCAAACATGAAACTAATAGAGTTAAAGGAAATACTCAAAATCCAATTATCCAGGCAGGAAAGAAGATTTTAATGGAACTCGGAATCATTGGCGATAGCGGTAACAAGGACTTGCTGGATATCTTAGCAATTCTATCTTATTTAGAGAAAAAAGGTATTCGTGAAACCCCCTCTCTTAAGGAGTTGTATGAAAAATCAATCGAAAAACGGCTAGGACATTCCGCTTCACCTCTAGAGGTCCGAAAGGAGATAAAAGCCAGTGAGCAGCGCATTCGCCGAGCGATCCATCAAGCACTGGAGCATATAGCGTCACTTGGACTAACAGACTACACAAATCCTAAATTTGAAAACTATTCATCCAGTTTCTTCGACTACAGCCAAATCCGAATGAAAATGCTTGAATTAGAAGGCAAAATACCCGACAGTACAAGTCACACCCGTATCAACATCAAAAAATTCATCCAAGCCTTATATATGGAGGCAAAAAGACTAATAGGGTGA